In Bombus affinis isolate iyBomAffi1 chromosome 11, iyBomAffi1.2, whole genome shotgun sequence, one genomic interval encodes:
- the LOC126921986 gene encoding 3'-5' ssDNA/RNA exonuclease TatD, with protein sequence MAENTTASNAEEKAISSAMTQCYENYIIVDVGANLTNKKYSRDLDSVIQRAKDAGVQKIMVTGASIRSSKEALRLTRIYPGTLYSTAGVHPHDAKSWENPDTLQELESIANNPECVAVGECGLDYSRDFSDPETQRAVFHKQVELACQLTKPLVIHERGAQTDVLEVLNHYKNCLPPVLIHSFIGTAKEAQIYLDHGFYLGITGYLCKDKSDSGIRQLLEKRLAPLDRILVETDAPFMYPNTRASKLPVHVKDALTERSMTFLHRYCTFQRNEPCALPAIVEMVAAFMQIAPEEVALATAFNALKLFGLNQ encoded by the coding sequence ATGGCTGAAAATACTACTGCATCAAATGCAGAGGAAAAAGCTATTTCCTCAGCTATGACACAATGTTATGAGAATTATATCATAGTTGATGTTGGTGCCAATCTTACTAATAAGAAATATAGCAGAGATTTAGATAGCGTAATTCAAAGAGCAAAGGATGCAGGGGTACAGAAGATTATGGTAACAGGTGCAAGTATTCGTTCTAGTAAAGAGGCACTAAGATTAACTAGGATATATCCTGGTACTCTTTATTCTACTGCTGGTGTGCACCCTCATGATGCAAAATCATGGGAAAATCCTGATACTTTGCAAGAACTTGAAAGCATAGCTAATAATCCTGAATGTGTAGCAGTAGGAGAATGTGGCTTAGATTATAGTCGTGATTTTTCTGATCCTGAAACACAACGTGCTGTATTTCATAAACAAGTAGAACTTGCATGTCAATTAACCAAGCCACTTGTAATACATGAAAGAGGTGCTCAGACAGATGTTCTAGAAGTTTTGAATCACTATAAAAATTGTTTACCACCAGTTTTAATCCATTCATTTATCGGAACTGCAAAGGAAGCACAAATTTATTTAGACCATGGTTTTTATCTAGGAATTACAGGATATTTATGCAAAGACAAATCTGATAGTGGAATAAGACAACTATTGGAAAAAAGACTTGCACCTCTAGACAGAATATTAGTAGAAACAGATGCTCCATTCATGTATCCTAATACTAGAGCCAGCAAATTACCTGTACATGTTAAAGATGCTCTAACTGAACGATCCATGACATTTCTTCATCGTTACTGTACTTTTCAACGTAACGAACCATGTGCCTTACCAGCAATAGTGGAAATGGTAGCAGCATTTATGCAAATTGCTCCAGAAGAGGTTGCCTTAGCTACTGCTTTCAATGCTTTGAAATTATTTGGTCTAAATCAGTGA
- the LOC126921969 gene encoding uncharacterized protein LOC126921969: protein MNKIIRTLVKDPMILHKWTILSNFSTISSHDVSVVEKLVTNNEILNNENTMEYIEENVKNMDAKTAVRTINILYQKFNRNKRLDQMDFTNSKGFENICKVILKDVRSLSRYDTINILRCLLFFNVSANSLLIQTLLQMIRVFLNDFTVGQIMILYSMLYNMEKSFLSESLLRALPYALEEQAQIELNSDSTNLFQVLKFCSMINNLPIKRHILQILQKNTNRINLDNVIPVFNAIYSLPKLCPSSTRLLHYVQYMILNNCNRFNFNEIQHLLHCISEKVLNSEKKFYNEALIDKLCSTVLISNTTFQQNLIILKHLNNIRFSNIPFLNCLVEKCLKNTNILERYCINTFIKGFIIADYIPHNWETIGRKLQNHAIAIDCSIPNTVSAAFHLVSLNFYCPELIEKSFILYNSLCEKNSVLFVKDITLSVLKLYWCVKQLYPEYNGFVPDESKLNETKIERDSSEIPYLIDSLKEAVGGTEYIKSGLRTKFGEFVDYVVVIQPDGSFMNTNYYDNITFVEELASLTECSKILFFAFPIEAYSINKGNLLSTVKIQLKIIETLPGFHSFVINPYLWEKFSDKEKVLHLQKVIQLKQYNSK from the exons ATGAATAAGATTATTAGAACATTAGTGAAAGATCCAATGATACTCCATAAATGGACTATCTTATCAAATTTTAGTACAATATCAAGCCACG ATGTTTCAGTTGTTGAAAAATTAGTGACAAATAATGAGATATTGAACAATGAGAACACTATGGAATATATTgaagaaaatgttaaaaatatggATGCAAAAACTGCTGTTAGaactataaatattttatatcaaaagttcaatagaaataaaagattaGATCAGATGGACTTCACAAATTCCAAAggatttgaaaatatttgtaaagTGATATTGAAAGATGTTAGATCTTTAAGCAGATATGATACTATAAACATTTTACGATGTTtactattttttaatgtttcggCTAACAGTCTATTAATTCAAACATTGCTTCAAATGATACGTGTTTTCTTGAATGATTTCACAGTTGGACAGATAATGATTCTATATAGTATGTTATACAATATGGAAAAATCATTTCTGTCTGAATCTTTACTTCGTGCATTGCCTTAtgctttagaagagcaagctcAAATTGAACTTAATTCAGATAGTACTAATTTGTTTCAAGTCCTTAAATTCTGTTCTATGATAAATAATTTACCTATAAAAAGGCATATTCTTCAAATTTTACAGAAAAATACAAACAGAATAAATTTAGACAATGTAATACCAGTTTttaatgcaatatatagttTACCAAAGTTGTGTCCATCTTCTACACGACTTCTGCATTATGTACAATATATGATATTGAATAATTGTAATAGATTTAATTTCAATGAAATCCAGCATTTACTTCATTGCATTTCTGAAAAAGTTCTAAATTC AGAAAAGAAGTTCTATAATGAAGCATTAATAGATAAATTATGTTCTACTGTGTTAATTAGCAATACTACTTTCCAACAAAACTTAATCATCTTAAAGCATTTAAATAATATACGCTTTAGTAATATTCCTTTCTTAAATTGTCTGGTGGAAAAATgtcttaaaaatacaaatattttagaAAGATATTGTATCAATACATTTATCAAAGGCTTTATTATTGCTGATTATATACCACATAATTGGGAAACTATAGgcagaaaattacaaaatcatgCTATCGCTATAGATTGTTCAATACCTAACACAGTGTCTGCTGCTTTCCATTTAGTTTCACTAAATTTTTATTGTCCGGAATTAATAGAAAAGTCTTTCATATTATATAATTCTCTCTGTGAAAAAAATTCAGTTCTTTTTGTAAAAGATATTACATTATCCGTGTTAAAATTATATTGGTGTGTAAAACAGCTTTATCCTGAATATAATGGGTTTGTGCCAGATGAAAGCAAATTAAATGAAACTAAAATTGAACGTGACAGTAGTGAAATACCTTATTTAATAGATAGTCTAAAAGAAGCTGTTGGAGGTACTGAATACATAAAAAGTGGTTTAAGAACTAAATTCGGCGAATTTGTTG attatGTTGTTGTCATACAACCAGATGGCTCTTTTATGAATACtaattattatgataatatTACATTTGTTGAAGAACTAGCATCACTAACAGAATGTAGCAA AATTCTCTTTTTCGCTTTCCCAATAGAGGCATATTCTATTAATAAAGGAAATTTATTATCTACAGTGAAgatacaattaaaaataatagaaacattACCAGGTTTCCACTCCTTTGTTATAAACCCTTACCTCTGGGAGAAGTTCTCTGATAAAGAAAAGGTGTTACATCTTCAGAAAGTCATACAATTGAAACAATACaattcaaaatga